A stretch of the Uranotaenia lowii strain MFRU-FL chromosome 3, ASM2978415v1, whole genome shotgun sequence genome encodes the following:
- the LOC129752203 gene encoding uncharacterized protein LOC129752203, which produces MGAFVYIRSIDSSGNLSSHLLCSKSKLAPIGNKRMTLPRQELCAALCLARLISNVSRAIPSSFAEIRAWTDSQVVLAWLNGGASRWTTFVANRVAEINTLLPSINWDHIDTKQNPADLVSRGASPQELHNNSLWWIGPEWSPLAGHLKSSPRITLDTDLRQMISREERKITICLFTPHESTFLDELMSRYYPDLRMLGKELKNQSSLLQLKPFLDDDGIVRVGGRLNHSCLTYDEKHPILLPRSSILTAYILHSEHINNHHCGPQTLLAISRRRYWIICGTSAARKTYRQCVVCARSKPVPNSQMMGQLPQERVTPQPTFAVTGVDYAGPVCLVGRRARGVISSKGYIALFVCFSTKAVHLEAVSDLSTSAFLAAFIRQLREVHELVKSADHNHQVTDFLTDKGVEWKFIPARSPHHGGLWESAVKVAKQLLATLTSNNIFTFEELSTFLAQVSATMNSRPITPISNSPSDPQALTPAHFTIGRPLTIAPEVNLMERSISSMNRWEHVQRLSQEFRSRWQLEYVRALQRITKWKRKSPNVCKGDFVMLIDENDKPKQWPLGRIQETFPGDDGCIRVVLVKTANGTTRRDVRKIRVLPVNYDEFVPGRIGDEITTHTTAHRRDLNLPSPLQCKRCVSQIDKVYFTPLQATPLSMTTTANGIGLPYRTYWKETTQCAQGVLLMGALKRSRA; this is translated from the exons aTGGGAGCATTCGTTTATATTCGCTCCATCGATAGCAGCGGCAACCTTTCATCCCATCTACTCTGTTCCAAGTCCAAACTGGCCCCCATCGGTAACAAACGGATGACACTACCCCGACAGGAACTTTGTGCTGCGCTCTGCCTCGCCCGGCTTATCAGCAACGTAAGCAGAGCAATTCCATCATCGTTCGCTGAAATACGAGCATGGACAGATTCCCAAGTCGTGCTAGCCTGGCTTAACGGCGGAGCTTCCAGATGGACCACTTTCGTGGCCAATAGAGTTGCCGAGATAAACACCCTTCTGCCGTCAATAAATTGGGATCACATCGATACTAAACAAAACCCAGCTGATTTAGTATCTCGGGGTGCTTCACCTCAAGAGCTCCACAACAACAGCCTGTGGTGGATCGGCCCCGAATGGAGCCCACTGGCAGGTCATCTGAAATCATCACCAAGAATAACACTCGATACAGATCTTCGTCAAATGATCTCCCGCGAGGAGAGAAAAATCACCATTTGTCTATTCACTCCTCACGAAAGCACCTTTCTTGATGAGCTCATGTCCCGATATTATCCCGACCTACGCATGCTCGGCAAAGagttaaaaaatcaaagttctCTTTTGCAGCTAAAACCATTTCTGGATGATGACGGGATCGTCAGGGTGGGCGGCAGGCTGAACCACTCGTGTCTCACTTACGACGAGAAACACCCGATATTATTGCCACGAAGCTCAATCCTAACGGCCTACATTCTTCACTCGGAGCACATCAATAATCATCATTGTGGTCCGCAAACTTTGCTGGCAATATCTCGACGTCGTTATTGGATTATCTGTGGAACGAGTGCTGCAAGGAAAACCTATCGACAGTGTGTTGTGTGTGCTCGATCGAAGCCGGTGCCGAATTCGCAGATGATGGGTCAGCTGCCACAGGAACGCGTCACCCCACAACCTACGTTTGCAGTAACCGGTGTGGATTATGCGGGGCCAGTTTGTTTGGTTGGACGCAGAGCTCGGGGTGTCATCTCTAGCAAAGGGTACATCGCACTCTTCGTCTGCTTCTCGACAAAAGCCGTGCATTTAGAAGCAGTTTCGGATTTAAGCACATCAGCGTTTCTTGCCGCCTTCATAAG GCAGTTGCGAGAAGTTCACGAGCTGGTGAAATCTGCAGACCACAATCATCAGGTGACTGATTTTTTAACCGACAAAGGTGTGGAATGGAAATTTATTCCAGCACGATCACCTCATCATGGTGGTCTCTGGGAATCAGCGGTAAAGGTAGCTAAACAACTTCTGGCAACCCTAACAAGCAACAATATCTTCACCTTTGAAGAGCTTTCTACCTTTCTCGCCCAAGTTTCAGCAACCATGAATTCAAGACCGATCACTCCTATATCAAACAGTCCCAGTGATCCGCAAGCACTCACACCTGCCCATTTCACCATAGGCCGTCCATTGACTATAGCTCCAGAAGTGAACCTAATGGAGCGTTCTATAAGTTCAATGAATCGATGGGAGCACGTCCAGCGTCTATCCCAAGAATTCAGATCCCGCTGGCAGCTGGAATATGTTCGCGCCCTTCAGCGCATTACTAAGTGGAAACGCAAATCGCCGAACGTCTGTAAAGGAGACTTCGTAATGCTGATAGACGAAAATGATAAACCGAAGCAGTGGCCTCTTGGCCGAATACAGGAAACCTTTCCCGGAGATGACGGATGCATTCGAGTAGTCCTAGTTAAAACTGCAAATGGAACGACACGTCGAGACGTTAGGAAAATTCGAGTGCTTCCCGTAAATTACGATGAATTTGTACCAGGACGTATTGGCGATGAAATTACTACCC atactACGGCTCACCGACGGGACTTGAACCTGCCATCTCCGCTGCAGTGCAAACGGTGCGTTAGCCAAATCGACAAGGTCTATTTCACCCCACTGCAAG
- the LOC129752204 gene encoding uncharacterized protein LOC129752204, whose product MADPQFHHPGKISMLLGNKIFSQLLEPGGINLSSDGSLPILLNTKLGWVVSGGYKNDVQLIPSPPTPSCLITITDETLSTQLQRFWEIEEYQPPKTHLSDTEVQCEKHFSQHTTRDEFGRLTVRFPFIERPDQLGESREIAANRFAHLERKLEKNPILKTQYHQFIREYIDMGHTSLASNAPPKTAVFLPHHCVVKADSSTTKRRVVFDASAKTSNGKSLNDILLAGPVLQPALIDI is encoded by the coding sequence ATGGCAGATCCTCAGTTCCATCACCCTGGTAAAATCAGCATGCTGCTCGGCAATAAAATATTCTCTCAACTTCTCGAGCCTGGTGGTATCAACCTCAGCTCCGATGGCAGCCTACCGATTCTTCTAAACACCAAACTTGGTTGGGTGGTCTCCGGTGGCTACAAAAACGACGTTCAATTGATCCCATCCCCTCCTACACCATCGTGCCTCATAACCATTACCGATGAGACCCTTTCCACGCAGCTGCAACGGTTTTGGGAAATTGAGGAATATCAACCGCCGAAAACACACTTGAGCGATACAGAGGTTCAGTGTGAAAAGCATTTCTCTCAACACACAACTCGTGATGAATTCGGTCGTTTGACTGTTCGTTTTCCATTTATTGAAAGGCCTGACCAGCTGGGAGAATCCCGTGAGATCGCAGCTAATAGATTTGCCCACTTAGAACGAAAACTCGAGAAGAATCCCATACTCAAAACTCAGTATCACCAATTCATTCGAGAGTACATCGACATGGGTCATACGTCTCTCGCATCAAATGCGCCTCCCAAAACAGCTGTTTTTCTGCCTCATCATTGTGTTGTGAAGGCGGATAGTAGCACCACAAAACGCCGAGTGGTTTTCGATGCGTCAGCAAAAACAAGCAACGGGAAGTCCCTCAACGATATTTTGCTGGCGGGACCTGTATTGCAACCTGCGCTCATCGACATTTAA